DNA from Tachypleus tridentatus isolate NWPU-2018 chromosome 8, ASM421037v1, whole genome shotgun sequence:
tggtgttgactagttgccttccctctagtcttacactgttaaattagggacaactagcgcagatagctctcgtatagctttgtgcggaattcaaaaatcacaaaaaaacaaacctaagatatgaaaaacagtttggtataaaatgtttttatacactcaattttcttttctttcctttcaatgtaaaataatagaaagtTATTTGTAGAAAATAAGCACCAAATATATCTAACATTTATAGGTATAGAATATTTATTGTCAAAATTTCTTCTAAGCGTTTATTCAAGCTTTTAAAGGTTAGTGCTTCAGGTTTTTTAACGTAACATTATATGCTCACAATACTTGAAAGTTGTCTTTCCGGTGATAATAAACAATCGAAAAAGGTGCGAGTTTAACACCAAATAAATAATTGAGAGTAATCCTTATGTAAAGCGAAGTCAAGACTTGTGACCTTGAAGTAATTACGTAACCCGAAACAAACCCACTAAGTAAGTAGGGAACTCTGTAAATATCTCCAGGGTATGAATAAACGAAAAGTATTGGCGGTTTGCTACACGATGTTGGAAGGAAATTGCACAGTAAGTTATGTAACGTCAATGAGGATGTAAAGGTATATTCAGTCCTTTAGCTATAATAAAAAGAATAGTGCCGTTCGTGTTAATGTGATTACGGCTGAATATTTTGAACTATTTGCATTCGCTTTTCAAAATGGTAATAAACACTTTGAAAAAAAGACTGCTTTACAAGGATATTCTAGATTTATTGTAATAACACATGAAAtttacattctttattattattatggtctTATCGGCGTTTGAAGGTTAGTTTTTGCAATGAGACATTATGTAGACTTTTGGACTACTGGATtctatcaaaaatataattttagttacaaatgtttgttttattttatatatgtgctTTATATCAACTATCATATGAAAACTGAtccagtgtttttgtttttctatgtgaTAAATTCACTTCTACACCATAACAAACCAATGAAAACCAgtcttgttgttttctttacacaatCGACTATCTGATTGTCCGCCGGAatgaatcgaaccctgaattttagagTTTTATCTCTCTTATTTTCTTTACACTCCTAGTTATcgtgtaaattttaaatttactattaatataaGCCTAACATGGAAGTTTGAAGTACTAACCACTATAACGTagtacaaagaaaacattttaatgaaatttcaaGAAACAGTTAGTGAAAAGTGTGATTGTATTGTTACTCAGAAAACTTACTTAGTAAACAATAGCCAACATCTTTTTCCAAAGTTCCAACACACTTCCCAAACTTTAAtttcttgaatatattttttctaattacatTTTCTTCTTATTTACACTTCCAATATGTTAAACTAATTGCGATATCATTTGTCCAGTAATATCTACTTTGTTACTTCGAAACTTGGAAATAACTCTCTGtgcaaaaattctgaaacaaactttaaaaataaaatttacgaCAAATATACTAAAATTTAGAAggttaagtatgtttttatataatttactaatCATTAGTCAAGTTAATCGTTTACGAAAAACGTTTACAATGTTTTTTCCTATAGGatgataaaacaagttttataaaatgtcCCGTGATAACGTCATACGTCTGCAAGCTTTTAGAAGAAGGTAGAAAAAGGAACGTGACTGTTCCAAGAAAGCGTTATTGACGTGTCTAACCTTGCTGGTTTCCTGCGTATTACGTAAAGGGGACGTTTATGCCATTAGTAAATAGTTAGTTGAGTGTTCAGGACAAAAGTAAAACTACTCATCACTTTGAATTgcatttaaaacaacaatgtgtAGTTGCTTTAGAATGGTAGCAACAGCTGAAAGAATTATATGATTTTGTcatcaacacatttttttttctcccagtcgcgttttaaattattatgaaatataatcACACGaatcaaacttttaaataaaatgtgttgaAATAACTAACAACATATAACCACGGATAAACTCCATATTTTACTGGTTGGATCAAGTACACGTATCTCCAAGCCCCCTACCCCCTCTTAATGCTCTTTATGGACCACTACAAATCCCATGTAATTTTGCTCCACGAAGACTTCATTAGATCCAGCACAAaagattttacaaataaaatattgtgtgcttctttcagattttattttttattattattattattatttactaataccAGAACATCTCATTTTCAATATGTATATCTTAacattattattcaaaattaataaaccGTGTTATATTgatgttacagttttaaaaaataagctATGTTCATAACCAGTTCTTAATAAGTTACTACTGCtcttaatattatagttatattctATCAATTCACCTATTTGTAGTTTTGACTGTAACCTAGTCCCTGCAATGGCGACAGCAAGTAGTCCAGTGTGGTttgagtataaaataaacaaacagtaaattagaACCACAAGTTGAGACAACaataaatagctttttttttttttcatttttatatctcCCAAATCACCCTTTTCATTTATGACaaagagaaatattaagttttccaaacggtaaaatattttgaaacctgTAAAATCACTAATAGCTAGagcagaaaaacaaaaatcaccaACAATTGGTAACGCACTCACTTTATAAATGAAAaccaatatatgtaaatatataatattaccgTCAACTGAGACATGACCGTGTCTTTGTcccaatatttaaatatatagaacATTTTGAATTTCTAGAttgatatagtaacaaaattatcccacTTAAGCTAAACAGATATGAGTGTGTACTTACGCAACACGATCCCCTTATAAAGACTTATTTAGAATtgtatatgtttataaacttccAGAGGAAAACCAGAACTAATCCTTTCTAAAGCTCCTAATAAATGCAACACTTTCTCATAATAGTAGGCAAACTCAAAGAAATTTAGAACACATTTCTCTAACTAAATGAACAACGTACTTCTTAACTTCAATCATTCTTcactgaatttaaattatttctcgtTTATGCTgaaatatttacttagaaatgAAAATTCTCTAAACAATCGGTTTATACCTGCATTTTACATGTACCAGACTAACTAGAGAATGTTCAGCTGCAATTTGCCCTTTACCCATGACGCAATGTGTTGAGTCATAGCTGTTTTCCTTCTGACTATGCGTCTTTCTACAAACGTTATCAAGTACCAATGAATTGAATTTTGCAATCTATAAGCATTTTTGTATAGTCTTACGTGTCTTGCCCACATtacttgcttttaaaataaaacttgtaagaCTAATACGTCACCAACCCTTCTACTTCGTGTATGCAAATAAAATGATTAAGACAGTGACCTCGTTTTCATGCACGTGATCTTTAGGTATACGTAGCAAGCATATGGCGTCCATCCAATCACAAATAAGGTGACATCATTTCTAGGCGGGACTACTTGTAGTTAGATTTACTATAAATAAAGGTTTACAAACCAATATTTTCTAACAGTTCTGTTATTAATAAAGTTAGAGGAGGACGATTAATATCGTTGTTATAATCATGGTCGATTTGTCCGTTTCTGGTGATCTTGAACTACCTATCGATACGGAACAAGGGATGATGAGAGATCAGGGAGAGAGTATTAGTTCGTCTGACAGCGACGAATATGTTGATGCTGAGTGCGACGAAAACAACTTGATCGTAATGGATAGCAGTACGAAATCTCAGAGTAAAGCAATTCAGGATCTTGATGAACTTGGAAGTGACAATGGAGTGGATAACTTTAAACCTGCAGGCAACTTTCAACCTCCCACTCAGGAATTGGTAAATCACATTATTAAAGTGGTAGAATATTGTTTCTCCGACGAAAACCTTTTAAAGGATAGCTTTCTTCTAAAGCATATCAAACGAAATAAACAAGGTTACGTTAGTTTGAAGCTAGTTGCCTCGTTTCGAAAAGTAAAGCGTCTATCTAAGAATTATGACGTTATAGCGTACAGCTTGAGACAATCGGAAAAATTGGATCTAAACACTGAAGGCACAAAAGTTAAGCGGAAAAGTCACCTACTGATGAATGATGATAGATCTGCCAGGAGTATAGTAGCGTATAACTTGCCGTTTAGTCAGCCTTCGACAGAACATGTCAAAGAACTTTTCTCCAAGTGTGGGGACGTTTCTTTGGTGAGGATTCTAGAGCCTACTAGCTCTATTCCATCGGATATAAAGTGTCACCTTCCTAGAGTAGAATCTTCTACATGTGCTGTTGTTGAATTTGTGAGAATCGAAGCTGCGAAGAGAGCGACTGTTGAACTGGACAGCACAAATGTCCACTGGCGATCTATGCGTGTTGTTCCTCTTATAACTAAAAAGTCTAGAAACATTCCTGACGACGCAAATAAGAAATGTGACCGTaatgataaaagaaagaaagaaaaacgcaATAGAATAGAACAATTGAGAACTATCGAAAGTTCTGTTGGTAGTGGCTCGGAAACTGATTCCTCTACTGGACCAAGGCAGAGATCGGACACTGGCTCTAGCTCTAGCTCTGGATACTTGTCGTCATCGCCGAAGTCCATTGAATGGATTGGTCATCATGTCGGTAAAGAATCTCAGAAGCAAGCTCTTGGTCTTTCGTTCCATCGAAATAACGGCAATCGTCCAAAGGTTGAATATAAATATGTACCTTCAACTACTAACTCTTGGATACAGCGAAGACGAGAAAATGGTGTATCTTTTCAAGTCCACAACTCTAAGTTAATACCGGAAGGAGTGATTCGACTTCCTCTTGGTCCCAATGGCACTAAAGGGTTTAACTGGAGTGCACTTAAGTCTCCTGCAAACATTCCTGTTACTGTGTGTTAAATATATCGGTAATTTCTTTTGCTGCAAATGTGTATTTTCTAgtcttgttaaaaatgttttctgtaaaatatatattttgtacaaagtttTCTCATTGATCTCTACGATATGCTTGTTGATGGATATACTTAtttgaataaacttttaaattatttactttagtgACTTTCCTCGGTCATTTTAATATAAGCGAATCTAAAAGCAGtcgtgaaaaatattttcattacagcACATACAATGAATAAGTTCGtacatttaaatgtgtttttgtatttatcttttctacATAACCCGCAAGAAGTACAAAGTAACCTGTGAAACGTTTTTAACTTAATGAAGTGTTTTTAGAGTTAACCCTCAAATTAACCCTATATATAACAACGGTTTCCTTTGGTTTTCTACACGACTACGTAGTTCCTTATGAACCTTCATTCACTGCCACAATTTAAAcgtgttaagttttaaaatttcttttctgCCACTAATAAGGAATTCTCGAGGTATTAAATTCTTAAGATATTTACGAATAATTGTAATTCATCTATAGTCGCAGCCAATTTCGTGTAGTTATAGTAAATATTCAGCAGTAAATGGAGAGTTTCTGGTGTTGTCAACCGGTTGGGTTAAAATGCTTCGTTCCTCCCTACTTAacgttagttgtttttttatttaagtatcgATGAAAAGAGGTGTGTGTGAGTGGCGACACCTGTGACAAGTTTCTACATCGTCTAAACTTTACGTCAACAAGTTTAGTGAAAGCTACATCTTTCAATGAAATGTTTTAGCTCTCTAGCGCCTGtcaaacaaaactatattcaATTTTCCTTTTTGTCACTTGGTTGTTTAATGCTTATATGTTCCACGCTTTCCTCATTTAAACTAGGATTTTATCTCCACATTTTCAAAAGTGTAGTCTGTAATGAGGTGCGTACTTGCAATCCAAAAGATATTTTCATCACTgattttggtgtgtgtgtgtatatgtatatatatataatataaattctaGGAGATTCAAATATTTGGAACCAAACGGTGAGAGCTTAGACGCCcatcttaaaaaacaacaacaacaaaccactAACTGAAAGGGGTAAAAACATTGCCAAAAATTCAACCATGAAATAGAAATCAACAGTCGTATATCAGCCTTTAAGAAACATGAAGTTTTGAAATCATGAGCCAGGAATACTTCTTTCTAAGCAAAGAACTAAATTTATAACTACAGTGActcagatttaaaataaaaatagctgaGAGGTATTTTTGTCTCTGCTAATGTTGACAAGGAGAGCAGAATTCACGTAACGCTCCTGATACAATCAAACAAGAGTAAAACCAACCTACGACACAAGATAGActtgggaatttaaaaacctgcaaatagagATTGCAAAAAATGATATTAAGCAAAAGAGATTAAAGATACTGTAGAcatttatttactgaaactacaaCCCTGTATTCGATATTAGCCAGAGAATCAAAATCCATCTAATTTTTTTCGATTGTTACTAAACGCGAAGGGTGGGTCCATCTCAGTGTTAATCTGAAGAATGTTAAGGCCACCCTGGCGGAACAAAGCATCTCGCTTTCAATAGCAGGTACGGTTGTATCAAAATAGATAAATACtcctataaatattataaaagttattgaTATTGTCCACAAGTGCATATAAAAAAACGAAATAATGTATAAGAAGCTCAAATCATAACACAACTCTCCAACCTTTACAAGTTTCACCCACATTAAATAGGAAACTATATATTTCTGTGGTTAACATAAAATCCTCAATCACCATAGAGAAAACGAAAACACATGCTAAGAACTATAACACAGAAGTATTCACTAGGCTAAAACTCAAAATATACACAGAGTGTTATTGCTTTCAATTACGTGCCTGCTGATCTTATGACCACTTTAGCCGTCGAGTTAGCAGTATGGTTCTGGGCCTAcgatgctaaaatccagggtttatTCCCAGCGGGGGAAAGAGTACTGATGGATCATTGTGTAGTTTCACGCTAAAAATAGCATAAACATCTCCAAATAGGATTTAATTATGACATATTATCTATTGTATTTTCAATGATGAAGAACGTGTACCAAAACAAATTTCTAACTTTTCTCGATATTCAATACTGTAACAGTCATTCATGTCAATGTGCAAGGTAGACTTACtt
Protein-coding regions in this window:
- the LOC143222547 gene encoding la-related protein 6-like yields the protein MVDLSVSGDLELPIDTEQGMMRDQGESISSSDSDEYVDAECDENNLIVMDSSTKSQSKAIQDLDELGSDNGVDNFKPAGNFQPPTQELVNHIIKVVEYCFSDENLLKDSFLLKHIKRNKQGYVSLKLVASFRKVKRLSKNYDVIAYSLRQSEKLDLNTEGTKVKRKSHLLMNDDRSARSIVAYNLPFSQPSTEHVKELFSKCGDVSLVRILEPTSSIPSDIKCHLPRVESSTCAVVEFVRIEAAKRATVELDSTNVHWRSMRVVPLITKKSRNIPDDANKKCDRNDKRKKEKRNRIEQLRTIESSVGSGSETDSSTGPRQRSDTGSSSSSGYLSSSPKSIEWIGHHVGKESQKQALGLSFHRNNGNRPKVEYKYVPSTTNSWIQRRRENGVSFQVHNSKLIPEGVIRLPLGPNGTKGFNWSALKSPANIPVTVC